The Pseudochaenichthys georgianus unplaced genomic scaffold, fPseGeo1.2 scaffold_1982_arrow_ctg1, whole genome shotgun sequence genome segment GGCTACGTCACCAAACATACGTACGCATCCCACCGACATCACTAAAAATGTCTTTCATGTCCAATCTATTTTAGCAAAGTTGCCTTTATCCCCAATCACTTCAATGCCCAGATGCAAAAAGTACGCCAAAAACATAATTATCTGTAAACTGGGTTTGTTGCCATCGGTTTATAGATCGAGGACTTTTTGTAATCCTCAAAATTAGCTCGCTTTTACCCGTAATGTGGCTACTGAAGAAGCTGAGGTTTCACTAACACAAGGCAAAAACAGTACATTTCATCTGCCAGTACGCCTCAAAAACAATACTCATACAAATGAATCCATCACAATTGTTACTATTGTCCCGTTTCATCTGCAGGTGTCTGGTTCTGAGTGTGATCACATCATGAACCTTGGTTTTCGTCTTTATCTACAGTGTTACTTTCCTAAGCGCAGCTCTGTCTCCtccttttttcttctcttcttcaCCCTTCAACTCCTTGTGTGCTTTCCCTTTCGCCGCTCCAttgtcctcttcctcctcttcctcctcgtccAGTTGGAGGCTTCCAGAAGAAAACCTCATTCTGGCGAGTCCAGGGGGACGAACCATTCTCCCAACTGGGGGTGGTTTGCAGTAATAAGGATAAAAAACCTCCGGGTCTGAGTCGCTGTAGCTTCCCATTGTGCCGCCGATCATACAAAGAGATGTGGGTCGATCTCGAACTGGGGAGGAATTCAGCGGGAGGTAAGTGGGCCTTGAAGGGCGGTTAAGATGTGGGTAGTATCCAAGAGGACGAAATTCAGACGCCGGGTCAAAGGCGGGGTTAGAACTCCTCGAAAGGTGAAACTTGACATCCGGTTGGCTAGCTACTCGCCGAGGAAGCCCAGGTAGAAAGTTGCAGTCGTCGCTGTAATGTCCCGGTTCAGTTCGTCCGACGCCTAGTAGCCTCGATCCGTTACATCCCGGCTGGTAAACCCGACTCAACTCAAGTCCGCCTGATCCAGATGGGCGAAGTTGCCTCCTGATTTGCGGCGAATCTTGATTTGTTTGCGGGTAGAAAGTCGGTCGTGATAAACTGTCCATTGGCACGTAATCCCTCCTTGTTTGAGGGAAGCGTTCCAACGATGATACGGTGACGTAGTCCGACAAGTACGGGTGTCTGTTAAGAGGCGAGGAACTTGCCAATGGGAATGTTGGGAGGAcggggtggaactggtaggcaGGGCTGTTTGGGTAAAGAAGAACCAGCTGTTGACCAGCGTCTGGGTGTGGTTGGGGATTTGGTCGACGTCTTGATCGATTCCCGTAGACGCCGGCTAATCTTTGGGCTTGTCGCTGAATCCCAATGCGTCCCAACCTTGCGTCGTCCATCACGGATGTGGAAGTAGATCTCATCTTGGACGAAGGACTTGATGTTTGTTGTAAAGTTGGAGATAAAGGAGTGACTCTGGTGAGAGGGCGAGTCCTATGGGCGACTTTGACGCCTCGCTCGTGGGGGTCCATCTCATCCTGACTGCAGACCGCCAACGCGTGACTCGGGCGCGTGAAGAGGTGGGACTGCTCGTATATCTGAGGaggtaacacacacaaacattacaCTTTAGTTATATTCATTGGGTAGTTATCTGCCAATCATTGTCTTGAGGAATTATGTCAATCCGCAGTATCCCAGAGACCAAAGTGAAGGCGTGAAAGATTGGTCCGACCAACCGTTCTTGTCCAAATTATAAGAGTGGCCCTTGAATCGATTATCAATGCAGCTCTACTTCAAATATCGTATATGCATCGGTTAGTTATGTTCATTGGCTATTTATCTGCCAAGCATTGTCTTGATGAATTAGGTCTTGCCAAAGTTTCCTGGAGACCAAAGTGAAGCCGTCAAAGATTGGTCCGTCCAAAAGTTCTTATTCAAGAGAAGTTGCTATGGTCCCAGGTTTTTACAACAACCCATAGAAACCTTTGGCCGAATACAAAAATGAGACCAAATTCTCTCCAACAAT includes the following:
- the LOC117441775 gene encoding FERM domain-containing protein 7, with product TSDLFFRFIVKFFPPDPGQLKRGLTRYLFALQIKQDLSHGSLTCNDNSAALLVSHILQSELGDYDDELDAQHLEMKQYVPNQEYLDHKIIKFHKKHRGITPGDSDIYLLEVARKLDMYGIRPHPAHDGEGMRINLAVTHSGVLVFQGNTKINTFSWAKIRKLSFKRKHFLIKVHDTVGTSCKDTLEFSMASRDVCKCFWKTSVEYHAFFRLAEEPNTIHKTLLSCKGSSFRYSGRTQKQLLECMGSGEKKPAHFERACCQSDYDPRQCRSSPDLLTDVSKQIYEQSHLFTRPSHALAVCSQDEMDPHERGVKVAHRTRPLTRVTPLSPTLQQTSSPSSKMRSTSTSVMDDARLGRIGIQRQAQRLAGVYGNRSRRRPNPQPHPDAGQQLVLLYPNSPAYQFHPVLPTFPLASSSPLNRHPYLSDYVTVSSLERFPQTRRDYVPMDSLSRPTFYPQTNQDSPQIRRQLRPSGSGGLELSRVYQPGCNGSRLLGVGRTEPGHYSDDCNFLPGLPRRVASQPDVKFHLSRSSNPAFDPASEFRPLGYYPHLNRPSRPTYLPLNSSPVRDRPTSLCMIGGTMGSYSDSDPEVFYPYYCKPPPVGRMVRPPGLARMRFSSGSLQLDEEEEEEEDNGAAKGKAHKELKGEEEKKKGGDRAALRKVTL